In Odocoileus virginianus isolate 20LAN1187 ecotype Illinois chromosome 5, Ovbor_1.2, whole genome shotgun sequence, a single window of DNA contains:
- the RPE65 gene encoding retinoid isomerohydrolase isoform X1 yields MSIQVEHPAGGYKKLFETVEELSSPLTAHVTGRIPLWLTGSLLRCGPGLFEVGSEPFYHLFDGQALLHKFDFKEGHVTYHRRFIRTDAYVRAMTEKRIVITEFGTCAFPDPCKNIFSRFFSYFRGVEVTDNALVNIYPVGEDYYACTETNFITKINPETLETIKQVDLCNYVSVNGATAHPHIENDGTVYNIGNCFGKNFSIAYNIVKIPPLQADKEDPISKSEIVVQFPCSDRFKPSYVHSFGLTPNYIVFVETPVKINLFKFLSSWSLWGANYMDCFESNETMGVWLHIADKKRKKYINNKYRTSPFNLFHHINTYEDHEFLIVDLCCWKGFEFVYNYLYLANLRENWEEVKKNARKAPQPEVRRYVLPLNIDKADTGKNLVTLPNTTATAILCSDETIWLEPEVLFSGPRQAFEFPQINYRKYGGKPYTYAYGLGLNHFVPDRLCKLNVKTKETWVWQEPDSYPSEPIFVSHPDALEEDDGVVLSVVVSPGAGQKPAYLLILNAKDLSEVARAEVEINIPVTFHGLFKKS; encoded by the exons GCAGGATCCCCCTCTGGCTGACCGGCAGTCTTCTTCGATGTGGGCCAGGACTCTTTGAAGTAGGATCTGAACCATTTTATCACCTGTTTGATGGGCAAGCCCTCCTGCACAAGTTTGACTTTAAAGAAGGACATGTCACATACCACAGAAG GTTCATCCGCACTGATGCTTACGTACGGGCAATGACTGAGAAAAGGATCGTCATAACAGAATTTGGCACCTGTGCTTTCCCAGATCCCTGCAAGAATATATTTTCCAG gtttttttcttattttcgaGGAGTGGAGGTTACTGACAATGCCCTTGTTAATATATACCCAGTGGGGGAAGATTACTATGCCTGCACAGAGACCAACTTCATTACAAAGATTAATCCTGAGACCTTGGAAACAATTAAGCAG GTTGACCTTTGCAACTATGTCTCAGTCAATGGAGCCACTGCTCACCCCCACATTGAAAATGACGGGACTGTTTACAACATTGGTAATTGCTTTGGGAAAAATTTTTCAATtgcctacaatattgtaaagatccCACCACTACAAGCAG ACAAGGAAGATCCAATAAGCAAGTCAGAGATCGTTGTACAATTCCCCTGCAGTGACCGATTCAAGCCATCTTACGTCCATAG TTTTGGTTTGACTCCCAACTATATTGTTTTTGTGGAGACACCAGTAAAAATTAATCTGTTCAAGTTTCTTTCTTCATGGAGTCTCTGGGGAGCCAACTACATGGATTGTTTTGAGTCCAATGAAACCATGGGG GTTTGGCTTCATATTgctgacaaaaaaagaaaaaagtacatcaaTAACAAATACAGGACCTCTCCTTTTAACCTCTTTCATCACATCAATACCTATGAAGACCATGAGTTTCTGATTGTGGATCTCTGTTGCTGGAAAGG ATTTGaatttgtttataattatttatatttagccAATTTACGTGAGAACTGGGAAGAGGTGAAAAAAAATGCCAGAAAGGCTCCTCAGCCTGAAGTTAGGAGATACGTACTTCCTTTGAATATTGACAAG GCTGACACAGGCAAGAATTTAGTCACACTCCCCAACACAACTGCCACTGCAATTCTGTGCAGTGACGAGACCATCTGGCTGGAACCTGAGGTTCTCTTTTCAGGGCCTCGCCAAG cATTTGAGTTTCCTCAAATCAATTACCGGAAGTATGGTGGGAAACCTTACACATATGCATATGGACTTGGCTTGAATCACTTTGTTCCAGACAGG CTCTGTAAGCTGAACGTCAAAACTAAAGAAACCTGGGTATGGCAAGAGCCTGATTCATACCCCTCAGAACCTATCTTTGTTTCTCACCCAGATGCCTTGGAGGAAGATGACG GTGTAGTTCTGAGTGTGGTGGTGAGCCCTGGGGCAGGACAAAAGCCTGCTTATCTTCTGATTCTGAATGCCAAGGACTTGAGTGAAGTTGCCAGGGCTGAAGTGGAGATTAACATCCCTGTCACTTTTCATGGACTGTTCAAAAAATCCTGA